The Chryseolinea soli genome contains a region encoding:
- a CDS encoding sterol desaturase family protein: MVSTYFTADKHFWTILLVILFRYVFLASLGFLLYYVIFRKKVFYKKIQQKLPANGDYYREIGYSLITAVVFALIGYGVFGTPFVKYTQTYWKIGDYGTGYFIFSIFLMILFHDAYFYWTHRWMHRKSVYKIVHRVHHLSTNPSPWAAMAFHPIESVIEGSVIAFIAFLFPVHPLAIAIFLLFMMVYNVYGHLGYELYPKGFSKSIVGKWINTSVNHNLHHQTFQGNYGLYFLWWDRWMGTLQPAYDDRFDEVKSRRVEAN, encoded by the coding sequence ATGGTCTCCACCTATTTCACGGCCGACAAACACTTCTGGACCATCCTCCTGGTGATCCTCTTTCGCTATGTTTTCCTGGCCTCGCTGGGCTTCCTGCTCTATTATGTGATCTTCCGGAAAAAGGTCTTCTACAAAAAGATCCAGCAAAAGCTGCCGGCCAACGGCGACTACTACCGGGAGATCGGCTACTCCCTCATCACGGCCGTTGTCTTTGCCCTGATCGGCTATGGCGTGTTTGGCACCCCATTCGTAAAATACACCCAAACCTATTGGAAGATCGGCGACTATGGCACGGGTTATTTCATCTTCAGCATCTTCCTGATGATCCTCTTCCACGACGCCTACTTCTACTGGACCCACCGTTGGATGCATCGCAAAAGCGTCTACAAGATCGTCCACCGTGTCCACCATTTATCGACCAACCCATCCCCGTGGGCGGCCATGGCATTCCACCCGATCGAGTCGGTCATCGAGGGAAGTGTCATCGCTTTTATTGCGTTCCTGTTCCCCGTGCATCCATTGGCCATCGCCATTTTTCTGTTGTTTATGATGGTCTATAATGTATATGGCCACCTCGGCTATGAGCTTTACCCGAAAGGATTTTCAAAAAGCATCGTTGGAAAATGGATCAACACCTCTGTGAACCACAACCTCCACCACCAAACGTTCCAAGGCAACTACGGACTCTATTTTCTCTGGTGGGACCGTTGGATGGGAACGCTTCAGCCTGCCTATGATGATCGCTTTGACGAGGTGAAGAGTCGTAGGGTAGAAGCAAATTGA
- a CDS encoding head GIN domain-containing protein: MKNLWAIILLVGSTTLIQAQSQTRALGSFSGVKVAEGVDVYLTKGDKESARVETDGGIRPEDVMTEVSGSYLKVHMRDGNHGSRHGTVKVYVTYVKIDKLSASSAGSIYSEGTIQASNLEISTSSAGNVEVTVNAESVDISASSAGEAEIKGKAKSLNVDASSAGEIDAYDLEAEDVTAGASSAGSIRINVTNALTAKASSGGSIRYRGNPNKSITDSSSGGSVKKSS; this comes from the coding sequence ATGAAGAATTTATGGGCTATAATCTTACTTGTCGGGTCGACCACCCTAATCCAGGCGCAATCGCAGACCCGCGCCTTGGGTAGTTTTTCGGGTGTGAAGGTGGCCGAAGGTGTCGACGTCTACCTGACCAAAGGTGATAAGGAAAGTGCGCGGGTGGAAACGGACGGCGGCATCAGGCCCGAAGACGTAATGACGGAGGTCTCGGGGAGTTACTTGAAAGTGCACATGCGCGATGGAAATCACGGGAGCCGCCACGGCACCGTGAAAGTATATGTCACCTATGTCAAGATCGACAAGCTATCGGCCAGCTCGGCCGGCAGCATCTATTCCGAGGGCACTATCCAGGCTTCCAACCTGGAGATCAGCACGTCCAGCGCCGGTAACGTAGAAGTGACGGTGAACGCCGAAAGCGTGGACATCAGTGCTTCGAGCGCCGGTGAGGCCGAAATAAAAGGCAAGGCGAAATCCCTCAACGTTGACGCCAGTAGCGCCGGGGAAATCGACGCCTACGACCTGGAAGCCGAGGACGTGACCGCAGGGGCCAGCAGCGCCGGCTCGATCCGCATCAATGTGACCAACGCCCTCACCGCCAAGGCCAGCAGCGGCGGCAGCATCCGCTACCGCGGCAACCCCAACAAATCCATAACCGACTCCAGCAGCGGCGGCTCGGTGAAGAAATCCAGCTAG
- a CDS encoding TerB family tellurite resistance protein → MIFDKKAELNVLINLAASDSNVASRESKLIHTIGKANGISKEEVDAMLASPKPIGSIDTLTNDEKFEHLYYLIQLMKMDGQVFRSEIVFCEHIAEKLGFKKGVVAEVSQHVYSDPTITADRDMVKTKAMKFLKV, encoded by the coding sequence ATGATTTTTGACAAGAAAGCAGAATTAAACGTTCTGATCAACCTCGCCGCCAGCGATAGCAACGTGGCCTCGCGCGAATCCAAACTGATCCATACCATCGGCAAAGCCAACGGCATCAGCAAAGAAGAAGTGGACGCCATGCTGGCAAGCCCCAAACCCATTGGCAGTATTGATACGTTAACCAACGATGAGAAGTTCGAACATCTCTACTACCTCATCCAACTCATGAAAATGGACGGACAGGTATTCCGCAGCGAGATCGTTTTCTGCGAACACATCGCCGAAAAACTCGGCTTCAAGAAAGGCGTGGTAGCCGAAGTTTCCCAACACGTTTACAGCGACCCGACCATCACCGCCGACCGCGATATGGTGAAGACGAAAGCCATGAAATTTTTGAAAGTATAA
- a CDS encoding amidohydrolase: MRNSLFILVLAAVAFSCGKKQTPADTVILGGKIYTMEDAHPQVEAVAVTGDRIVFAGTEKEARERIGEKTTVINLEGKTLTPGFIEGHGHIMGVGYNELNLDLMDVKSFDEIVARVKDAVSKAQPGQWIVGRGWHQDKWEVKPGKMVKGFPLHQALSAVSPNNPVFLQHASGHAGFANAKAMEIAGVNQLSVEKLKKEQNEGGEILRDEMGNPTGLFSERAQSLITDHFPAANRETDARALDLALKACLRNGLTGFHDAGASRESLELFHQFKNEGKLSVRLYAMIEGPDRNLIYEWIKKGPEIDTTGWLTIRSIKLHCDGALGSRGAWLLAPYTDRPDFSGMATLSMDTVLKTSQIALQAGFQVCSHAIGDRANREVLDRYEKAFAENPAKAKDHRFRIEHAQHIDPKDLPRFAQLGVIAAMQAIHMSSDRPWAIDRLGEKRIKEGAYMWQSLLKSGAKIVNGTDAPVEPLNPIACFYASVTRKTLKGEPEGGYEPAEKMTREQALRSYTLDAAYGAFQENMKGSIAPGKLADFTVFSQDIMTVPENDLLKTEIAMTIVGGKVAYAKP; this comes from the coding sequence ATGCGGAACTCACTCTTCATCCTCGTCCTTGCCGCCGTCGCTTTTTCGTGTGGCAAAAAACAAACACCGGCCGATACCGTGATCCTCGGCGGAAAGATCTATACGATGGAAGACGCTCATCCCCAGGTAGAAGCCGTGGCGGTGACGGGCGACAGGATCGTTTTTGCAGGGACGGAAAAAGAGGCGCGCGAACGCATCGGCGAGAAGACAACGGTTATCAACCTCGAAGGCAAGACCCTCACCCCGGGCTTCATCGAAGGCCACGGGCACATTATGGGCGTGGGTTACAACGAGTTGAACCTCGACCTGATGGATGTGAAAAGCTTTGACGAGATCGTGGCCCGCGTGAAGGACGCCGTCAGCAAAGCGCAGCCGGGTCAATGGATCGTGGGCCGTGGATGGCACCAGGACAAATGGGAGGTGAAGCCCGGAAAAATGGTGAAAGGTTTTCCCCTGCACCAGGCCCTTAGCGCGGTGTCGCCCAACAACCCCGTGTTTCTCCAGCATGCCAGTGGCCACGCGGGGTTTGCCAACGCCAAGGCCATGGAGATCGCCGGCGTGAACCAGCTTTCGGTCGAGAAACTGAAGAAAGAACAAAACGAAGGCGGCGAGATCTTGCGCGACGAAATGGGCAACCCCACGGGCTTGTTCAGCGAACGCGCCCAATCCCTCATCACCGACCACTTCCCCGCCGCCAACCGCGAGACCGACGCGCGAGCCCTGGACCTGGCCTTGAAAGCCTGTCTGCGCAACGGCCTCACGGGCTTTCACGATGCCGGCGCGTCGCGCGAGAGCCTGGAGCTGTTTCACCAATTCAAAAACGAGGGAAAGCTGAGCGTGCGTCTCTATGCGATGATCGAAGGTCCCGACCGTAACCTGATCTATGAGTGGATAAAAAAAGGTCCGGAGATCGACACGACCGGTTGGCTCACCATACGGTCCATCAAGTTGCACTGCGATGGGGCGCTGGGTTCGCGTGGCGCATGGCTGCTGGCACCCTACACCGACCGCCCCGATTTTTCGGGGATGGCTACGTTGTCTATGGACACCGTGTTGAAGACCTCGCAGATCGCGCTACAGGCCGGCTTCCAGGTGTGCTCCCACGCCATCGGCGACCGGGCCAACCGCGAAGTGCTGGACCGTTATGAAAAAGCCTTTGCCGAAAATCCCGCGAAGGCGAAAGACCATCGCTTCCGCATCGAACACGCCCAACACATCGACCCAAAGGATTTACCACGCTTTGCCCAGCTTGGGGTGATTGCTGCCATGCAGGCCATCCACATGTCGTCGGACCGGCCCTGGGCCATCGACCGGCTGGGGGAGAAGCGGATCAAGGAGGGAGCCTACATGTGGCAGTCGCTGCTGAAGTCGGGCGCAAAGATCGTGAACGGTACCGACGCACCGGTTGAGCCGCTCAATCCGATCGCTTGCTTTTATGCTTCCGTCACGCGCAAGACATTGAAGGGTGAGCCGGAAGGCGGCTATGAGCCCGCTGAGAAAATGACGCGTGAACAGGCCTTGCGTTCCTACACGCTCGACGCGGCGTATGGTGCGTTCCAGGAAAACATGAAAGGCTCCATTGCTCCAGGCAAGCTGGCGGACTTTACAGTTTTTTCGCAGGACATCATGACCGTCCCGGAGAATGATCTTTTGAAGACAGAGATCGCGATGACGATCGTGGGAGGGAAGGTGGCGTATGCGAAGCCTTAA